One segment of Paenibacillus rhizovicinus DNA contains the following:
- a CDS encoding Gfo/Idh/MocA family protein: MSKVRIGFVGGGGMGQMAHLSNYAVLGNECEVVALAEIRPQSAALVAQRYGIPEVYGSHMALIANAKVDAIVAPQQYRNHAALIPDILRAGIPVFTEKPLSLTVEAGRELVRISEETGTLHMVGYHKRSDPAMERAKKEVDAWRASGDYGKLRSIRVTMPPGDWTAQADSPLNAGDPYPALTPEPGPADYTDEQTRELDTFVNYYIHQVNAIRFFLGENYKLTFGDRAGVLLVGESESGVTVSLEMAPYQTSIEWHEHVIVGFENGFVRVDLPAPLVRQQAGKVTIYRDNAKIGEPEIVQPIMPNVSAMRNQARNFLAAVRGERPAPCTSKEALEDLILARSYIDFMSRTYGNGLAKV, translated from the coding sequence ATGAGCAAAGTACGGATTGGTTTTGTGGGCGGCGGCGGCATGGGGCAGATGGCGCATTTGAGCAACTATGCGGTGCTCGGGAACGAATGCGAGGTCGTGGCGCTGGCCGAAATCCGGCCGCAGTCCGCGGCGCTCGTCGCGCAGCGTTACGGGATTCCCGAAGTGTACGGCAGCCATATGGCATTGATCGCGAACGCCAAGGTCGACGCCATCGTCGCGCCCCAGCAGTATCGCAACCATGCGGCGCTGATTCCGGATATTCTGCGCGCGGGCATTCCGGTGTTCACGGAGAAGCCGCTCAGCTTGACCGTCGAAGCCGGCCGCGAGCTCGTGCGCATCAGCGAAGAGACCGGCACGCTGCATATGGTCGGCTATCACAAACGTTCCGACCCGGCGATGGAACGCGCCAAGAAGGAAGTCGACGCATGGCGCGCGAGCGGCGATTACGGCAAGCTGCGCAGCATCCGCGTGACGATGCCGCCGGGCGACTGGACCGCCCAAGCGGACAGCCCGCTGAATGCGGGCGATCCCTATCCGGCTTTGACGCCGGAGCCGGGCCCGGCGGATTACACGGATGAGCAAACGCGCGAGCTGGATACTTTCGTCAACTACTACATTCACCAGGTGAACGCGATCCGCTTCTTCCTCGGCGAGAACTACAAGCTGACGTTCGGCGATCGTGCCGGCGTACTGCTCGTCGGCGAAAGCGAAAGCGGCGTCACGGTCAGCCTGGAAATGGCGCCGTACCAGACGTCCATCGAATGGCATGAACACGTCATCGTCGGCTTCGAGAACGGCTTCGTCCGCGTCGACCTCCCCGCTCCGCTCGTTCGTCAGCAGGCGGGCAAAGTGACGATTTACCGGGACAACGCCAAAATCGGCGAGCCTGAAATCGTCCAGCCGATCATGCCCAACGTCTCCGCCATGCGCAACCAGGCGCGCAACTTCCTGGCTGCGGTCCGAGGCGAACGCCCAGCGCCGTGTACATCGAAGGAAGCGCTCGAGGATCTGATACTCGCTCGTTCTTATATTGATTTCATGTCGCGGACGTACGGGAACGGGTTGGCGAAGGTGTAG
- a CDS encoding FG-GAP repeat domain-containing protein: MLHFHKRQLSDEKYEACAVFDVNGDGVPDIVSGAYWYEGPDYANKHVICDVPFISEYHDDFSDYPMDVDGDGRLDIITGAWWGETLRWRKNPGEPGVPWETYDIDRCGSIETIRYFDIDGCGVPEIFPNTPGAPQAFYKLVRDAEGRGTGEFRKFVISEGASGHGMGFVDVNGNGRMDVVLAGGWLEQPEDPFAGLWTFHPEFSLGSASVPVLGHDVTGNGLTDLIVGQAHDYGLHWYEQGRAADGSRTWTKHKIDMSGSQFHDLWLVDLDLDGELELITGKRYRAHNDGDPGAFDDIGIYYYKINGGRFEKHVIDYGPAGEASGAGIYFWVQDLNGNGYPDIVAPGKDGLYLFENLGQSEG, translated from the coding sequence TTGCTGCATTTCCACAAACGGCAGTTGTCCGATGAGAAGTATGAAGCGTGCGCGGTATTCGACGTAAACGGCGACGGCGTGCCCGATATCGTCAGCGGAGCGTACTGGTATGAAGGGCCCGATTACGCGAACAAACATGTGATTTGCGACGTTCCCTTCATCTCGGAATACCATGACGACTTCTCCGATTATCCGATGGACGTCGACGGCGACGGACGCCTCGATATCATAACCGGCGCCTGGTGGGGCGAAACGCTGCGCTGGCGCAAAAATCCCGGCGAGCCCGGCGTTCCCTGGGAAACGTACGACATCGACCGCTGCGGCAGCATCGAGACGATCCGGTATTTCGATATTGACGGCTGCGGCGTGCCGGAGATTTTCCCCAACACGCCGGGAGCGCCGCAAGCGTTCTATAAACTCGTCCGGGATGCCGAAGGCCGGGGCACCGGCGAATTCCGGAAGTTCGTCATCAGCGAAGGCGCAAGCGGCCATGGCATGGGCTTCGTCGACGTGAACGGCAACGGCCGGATGGACGTCGTGCTGGCGGGCGGCTGGCTGGAACAGCCGGAAGATCCTTTTGCCGGCTTATGGACGTTCCATCCGGAATTCTCGCTCGGCAGCGCCAGCGTACCGGTGCTCGGCCACGACGTGACCGGCAACGGATTGACGGATCTTATCGTCGGTCAAGCGCATGATTACGGACTGCATTGGTACGAGCAAGGACGCGCCGCAGACGGATCGCGGACGTGGACGAAGCATAAGATCGACATGTCCGGCTCCCAGTTCCACGATCTATGGCTGGTCGATCTCGACCTCGACGGCGAGCTGGAGCTCATCACGGGCAAACGGTACCGGGCGCATAACGACGGCGATCCCGGGGCGTTCGACGACATCGGCATTTACTATTACAAGATCAATGGCGGCCGGTTCGAGAAGCATGTCATCGACTACGGTCCGGCTGGCGAAGCATCCGGCGCGGGCATCTACTTCTGGGTGCAGGACCTGAACGGCAACGGCTATCCCGACATCGTGGCGCCGGGCAAAGACGGTCTCTATCTCTTCGAAAATCTTGGACAAAGCGAGGGCTAA
- a CDS encoding AraC family transcriptional regulator, translating into MSEASLFRSQPVYMSGASFDADGISFRFNLELHKHDANSEMLLVEEGEGEFEIDGRRYVAGAGTILFYQRGLWHKELSTKHPFRATYIGFTGLRIGELPPDYLIGPGRDPVIELHEHMPAISRLMRECIAEHHRMEPESELAANHYLGLLFVKLARMVYYGDAAERPRSTAKEAVWKAKRMMEENYGAPLTLESLAADTYLNKYHLAHLFKEIVGVSPIQFLIYCRMEAAKRYLRTTSLQVKEIAEIVGYQSEPSFYSVFMKSIGMTPRKYRESG; encoded by the coding sequence ATGAGCGAGGCATCGCTGTTCCGCAGCCAGCCGGTCTATATGTCGGGAGCGTCCTTCGATGCGGACGGGATTTCGTTCCGGTTCAACCTGGAGCTGCATAAACATGACGCCAACAGCGAGATGCTGCTTGTCGAGGAAGGCGAGGGCGAGTTCGAAATCGATGGCCGGCGCTACGTCGCCGGAGCCGGAACGATCCTTTTCTATCAGCGGGGGCTGTGGCATAAGGAATTGTCCACGAAGCATCCCTTTCGCGCTACATATATCGGATTTACGGGACTGCGGATCGGAGAGCTTCCGCCGGATTATTTGATCGGTCCCGGGAGAGACCCGGTTATCGAGCTGCACGAGCATATGCCGGCCATCAGCAGGCTGATGCGGGAATGCATCGCGGAACATCATCGCATGGAGCCGGAATCCGAGCTTGCGGCGAACCATTATCTCGGCCTGCTGTTCGTGAAACTGGCGCGGATGGTCTATTACGGGGATGCGGCGGAACGCCCTCGGTCGACGGCCAAGGAAGCGGTGTGGAAGGCGAAGCGGATGATGGAAGAGAACTACGGCGCGCCGCTGACGTTGGAGTCGCTTGCCGCGGACACGTATTTGAATAAATACCATTTGGCGCATTTGTTTAAAGAGATAGTAGGGGTAAGTCCCATCCAGTTTCTCATTTATTGCCGAATGGAAGCGGCGAAGCGCTACCTGCGCACGACCAGCCTGCAAGTTAAGGAAATCGCGGAGATCGTCGGGTACCAGAGCGAGCCTTCATTTTACAGCGTATTCATGAAATCCATCGGCATGACGCCACGCAAATACAGGGAAAGCGGTTAA
- the pgsA gene encoding CDP-diacylglycerol--glycerol-3-phosphate 3-phosphatidyltransferase, with translation MNLANKITVARILLIPVFMLLFPIYPSWLTAKFAVLQHLAAYGIYYAAGVFLLASATDKLDGYIARKYNLVTNLGKLLDPLADKLLISAALVLMVSQHMTYAWVAFVIVAREIIITGLRIIAASRRIALQADGTGKIKMVFQVAAITAVLLRNRPFSFFTSVPVDQVLLYAALALTVYSGVHYIRNNYRRLELF, from the coding sequence ATGAACCTGGCGAACAAAATCACCGTTGCGCGGATCCTGTTGATCCCCGTGTTCATGCTGTTGTTTCCCATTTATCCGTCGTGGCTGACCGCTAAATTCGCCGTTCTTCAACATTTGGCTGCTTACGGCATCTATTATGCGGCGGGCGTCTTCCTGCTGGCTTCGGCCACGGACAAGCTGGACGGATATATCGCGCGCAAGTACAACCTCGTGACGAACCTCGGCAAGCTGTTGGATCCGCTCGCGGATAAGCTGCTTATCTCCGCCGCGCTGGTGTTGATGGTAAGCCAGCATATGACCTATGCGTGGGTGGCCTTCGTCATCGTCGCGCGCGAAATCATCATTACCGGTCTGCGCATCATCGCGGCGTCCCGGCGAATCGCGCTGCAGGCCGACGGAACGGGCAAAATCAAAATGGTGTTCCAAGTCGCGGCAATCACCGCCGTCCTGCTGCGGAACCGTCCGTTCAGCTTCTTCACTTCCGTTCCCGTCGATCAAGTGCTGCTCTATGCGGCGCTCGCGTTAACGGTCTACTCCGGCGTGCATTATATTCGGAACAATTACAGGCGGCTGGAGCTGTTCTGA
- a CDS encoding copper amine oxidase N-terminal domain-containing protein — protein sequence MKRFLIVLLAALFVLSFHQVSSASAAALPEKSNVYLKAGKFYILYTKPAPPFVDAHNRIVVPLRAFEDLFGGNVAYSASTKTARLTWLDHEFAFVIGSKTARMDGQTVVMDTTPVLKNGAMFLPIRIFLDRAALKNHWDSKENVLVLDDERILAGESFQDFDGNDLYRQNEDGAFRISDYTVKNKSNGTFELTVHATNITGEDIPAGKADIHPLVDFGPGYGGFATDSYSRPIDPALPAIKANGTIAVSRSFPQEDIDYIITVARLFSDS from the coding sequence GTGAAACGTTTCTTGATCGTGCTGCTCGCAGCCCTGTTCGTGCTTTCTTTTCATCAAGTCAGCTCTGCGTCGGCAGCAGCTTTACCGGAGAAGTCGAACGTCTATCTGAAAGCCGGAAAATTTTACATTCTCTATACGAAACCCGCGCCGCCGTTCGTTGACGCGCATAATCGGATCGTCGTGCCGCTGCGCGCGTTCGAGGATCTTTTTGGCGGGAACGTTGCTTATTCCGCTTCCACGAAAACCGCTCGGCTTACCTGGCTGGATCATGAGTTTGCATTCGTGATCGGTTCGAAAACCGCTCGAATGGACGGGCAAACGGTTGTCATGGATACGACGCCCGTGCTTAAAAACGGCGCCATGTTTCTGCCCATACGGATCTTTCTGGACAGGGCCGCATTAAAGAACCACTGGGATTCCAAGGAGAACGTACTGGTCTTGGATGACGAGCGTATCCTTGCGGGAGAATCCTTTCAAGATTTCGACGGGAATGACCTCTACCGTCAGAATGAAGACGGGGCTTTTCGAATTAGCGACTATACGGTCAAGAACAAAAGCAACGGCACCTTCGAGCTCACCGTCCATGCAACGAACATAACGGGCGAAGATATCCCCGCGGGAAAAGCAGACATCCATCCGCTCGTGGATTTCGGGCCGGGATACGGAGGATTCGCAACCGATTCCTATAGTCGTCCAATCGATCCGGCGCTTCCGGCAATCAAGGCAAACGGCACGATCGCCGTATCGCGGAGTTTCCCGCAAGAAGACATTGACTATATCATTACCGTAGCGAGGTTGTTTTCGGATTCATAA
- a CDS encoding J domain-containing protein has translation MDERKKAYELLGLPEGASKEEAETKYSLLIRRDRASRQREDSKQSDEQRLYLEEINKAYKTILEYEEKKTVEQYNASAYGRYKGMAGSAEKIDHFFSYYKFHLLGVIALILVVIYGTKGYIDHRNHAAALAKLPPIDVSVSFYGEYLTKDGSHILSDLSPLEADILSDFPQWKRVKAFYTYLHKDMDKQEDLGFLEKSSIDLTMNQPDVYILDKTNFTRLAAVGAFLPLDGANAAKLGPGLKPELELKAKMLVDDENAPEEHVYGIDISASPLFKGLPLVGKEYIAAIGAFPDRPDHAFEFIKKFAE, from the coding sequence ATGGATGAACGGAAGAAGGCTTACGAGCTGCTGGGCCTGCCTGAAGGCGCATCGAAGGAAGAAGCCGAGACCAAGTATTCCTTGCTGATCCGCCGCGATCGCGCCAGCCGCCAACGCGAGGATTCGAAACAATCAGACGAACAGCGCCTTTACCTGGAAGAGATCAATAAGGCGTACAAAACGATTTTGGAATACGAAGAGAAGAAGACGGTCGAGCAGTACAACGCCTCGGCCTACGGCAGATACAAGGGCATGGCCGGTTCCGCCGAGAAGATCGACCATTTTTTCAGTTACTATAAGTTCCATTTGCTCGGCGTGATCGCGCTTATTCTCGTCGTCATTTACGGCACCAAGGGATACATCGACCACCGCAACCATGCGGCTGCGCTCGCCAAGCTTCCGCCTATCGACGTAAGCGTCTCCTTCTACGGCGAATATCTGACCAAGGACGGCAGCCATATCCTCAGCGACTTGAGCCCGCTGGAAGCGGATATCTTGTCGGACTTTCCGCAGTGGAAGCGGGTCAAGGCATTCTACACTTACCTGCATAAGGATATGGATAAGCAGGAGGACTTGGGATTCCTTGAGAAGAGCAGTATCGATTTGACGATGAACCAGCCGGATGTTTATATTTTGGACAAAACGAACTTTACGAGGCTGGCGGCGGTAGGCGCCTTTCTTCCGCTCGACGGCGCCAATGCCGCTAAGCTGGGCCCGGGCCTTAAACCGGAGCTCGAGCTGAAAGCGAAGATGCTGGTGGATGACGAAAACGCCCCCGAGGAGCATGTCTATGGAATTGACATCTCTGCCAGCCCGCTCTTTAAGGGACTTCCCCTCGTCGGTAAAGAATACATTGCGGCCATCGGCGCCTTCCCCGACCGGCCGGATCATGCGTTTGAATTTATTAAGAAATTTGCGGAGTGA